One Conger conger chromosome 18, fConCon1.1, whole genome shotgun sequence DNA window includes the following coding sequences:
- the foxn2a gene encoding forkhead box protein N2 isoform X2, producing MGPIIGMSPDKKAESPGVQEERAGLRGPFGAGTLPEAEGAASPRATSLDRTGAAADDEELTNLNWLHENLLQNFTLGPEAHASGSPFFDIEGDAGAPHAFSSPSSSSTSPSSSSSSSLLGGRAGEKDSLKAKPPFSFSLLIYMAIEQSPGKSLPVKDIYGWILEHFPYFSSAPTGWKNSVRHNLSLNKCFRKVERSLGKANGKGSLWCVDPEYRPNLIQALKKQHFPTAHVFCTPPASPPSASSPPRHLFLQDQSCSLKGDPDRPMDLSRPDSVLVSSDPKQDHNYSSAPLQRCASHCSSSSLSSLEEGGRAAAQARRAGSEGFHSDEDSDGAEERTRARPPPPPRRPAPPGKKRARRDPRQEEDEELKEAAGSLLHLAGIRCLELSKHGAKSRKLSRK from the exons ATGGGTCCGATAATCGGGATGTCGCCGGATAAGAAAGCGGAATCCCCGGGAGTGCAGGAGGAGCGGGCGGGGCTGCGGGGCCCGTTCGGGGCGGGGACGCTGCCCGAGGCCGAGGGCGCGGCCAGCCCGCGGGCCACCAGCCTGGACCGGACCGGCGCCGCGGCCGACGACGAAGAGCTCACCAACCTCAACTGGCTGCACGAGAACCTGCTGCAGAACTTCACGCTGGGCCCCGAGGCGCACGCCAGCGGGAGCCCCTTCTTCGACATCGAGGGCGACGCCGGCGCCCCCCACgccttctcctccccctcttcctcctccacctccccctcctcctcctcgtcctcctccctgCTGGGCGGGAGGGCCGGGGAGAAGGACTCGCTCAAGGCCAAGCCCCCGTTCTCCTTCTCCCTGCTCATATACATGGCCATCGAGCAGTCGCCCGGCAAGTCCCTCCCGGTCAAGGACATCTACGGCTGGATCCTGGAGCACTTCCCGTATTTCTCCAGCGCCCCCACTGGCTGGAAGAACTCGGTGCGCCACAACCTGTCCCTGAACAAATGCTTCCGCAAGGTGGAGAGGAGTCTTGGCAAG GCCAACGGAAAGGGCTCCCTGTGGTGTGTGGACCCTGAGTACCGGCCCAACCTCATCCAGGCCCTGAAGAAACAGCACTTCCCCACCGCACACGTCTTCTGCACACCGCCCGCCTCCCCACCCAG tGCCTCCTCCCCGCCGCGCCACCTCTTCCTGCAGGACCAGAGCTGCTCCCTCAAAG gcgaCCCGGACCggcccatggacctgtcccggccGGACTCGGTCCTGGTGAGCAGCGACCCGAAACAGGACCACAACTACAGCAGCGCCCCCTTGCAGCGCTGCGCCTCCCACTGCAGCTCCTCCTCCCTGTCCTCCCTGGAGGAGGGCGGTCGGGCCGCGGCCCAGGCGCGCCGGGCGGGCAGCGAGGGTTTCCACAGCGACGAGGACTCGGACGGGGCGGAGGAGCGGACCCGggcccggcccccgcccccgccccggcgCCCCGCGCCCCCGGGGAAGAAGAGGGCGCGCAGGGACCCCCggcaggaggaggacgaggagctgAAGGAGGCGGCCGGCTCGCTCCTGCACCTGGCTGGGATCCGCTGCCTGGAGCTCTCCAAACACGG
- the foxn2a gene encoding forkhead box protein N2 isoform X1, protein MGPIIGMSPDKKAESPGVQEERAGLRGPFGAGTLPEAEGAASPRATSLDRTGAAADDEELTNLNWLHENLLQNFTLGPEAHASGSPFFDIEGDAGAPHAFSSPSSSSTSPSSSSSSSLLGGRAGEKDSLKAKPPFSFSLLIYMAIEQSPGKSLPVKDIYGWILEHFPYFSSAPTGWKNSVRHNLSLNKCFRKVERSLGKANGKGSLWCVDPEYRPNLIQALKKQHFPTAHVFCTPPASPPSASSPPRHLFLQDQSCSLKESDIDAAAAMMLLNSAHGQRAHPCDPDRPMDLSRPDSVLVSSDPKQDHNYSSAPLQRCASHCSSSSLSSLEEGGRAAAQARRAGSEGFHSDEDSDGAEERTRARPPPPPRRPAPPGKKRARRDPRQEEDEELKEAAGSLLHLAGIRCLELSKHGAKSRKLSRK, encoded by the exons ATGGGTCCGATAATCGGGATGTCGCCGGATAAGAAAGCGGAATCCCCGGGAGTGCAGGAGGAGCGGGCGGGGCTGCGGGGCCCGTTCGGGGCGGGGACGCTGCCCGAGGCCGAGGGCGCGGCCAGCCCGCGGGCCACCAGCCTGGACCGGACCGGCGCCGCGGCCGACGACGAAGAGCTCACCAACCTCAACTGGCTGCACGAGAACCTGCTGCAGAACTTCACGCTGGGCCCCGAGGCGCACGCCAGCGGGAGCCCCTTCTTCGACATCGAGGGCGACGCCGGCGCCCCCCACgccttctcctccccctcttcctcctccacctccccctcctcctcctcgtcctcctccctgCTGGGCGGGAGGGCCGGGGAGAAGGACTCGCTCAAGGCCAAGCCCCCGTTCTCCTTCTCCCTGCTCATATACATGGCCATCGAGCAGTCGCCCGGCAAGTCCCTCCCGGTCAAGGACATCTACGGCTGGATCCTGGAGCACTTCCCGTATTTCTCCAGCGCCCCCACTGGCTGGAAGAACTCGGTGCGCCACAACCTGTCCCTGAACAAATGCTTCCGCAAGGTGGAGAGGAGTCTTGGCAAG GCCAACGGAAAGGGCTCCCTGTGGTGTGTGGACCCTGAGTACCGGCCCAACCTCATCCAGGCCCTGAAGAAACAGCACTTCCCCACCGCACACGTCTTCTGCACACCGCCCGCCTCCCCACCCAG tGCCTCCTCCCCGCCGCGCCACCTCTTCCTGCAGGACCAGAGCTGCTCCCTCAAAG AGTCTGACATTGACGCGGCCGCTGCCATGATGCTCTTAAACTCCGCCCACGGGCAGCGGGCACACCCAT gcgaCCCGGACCggcccatggacctgtcccggccGGACTCGGTCCTGGTGAGCAGCGACCCGAAACAGGACCACAACTACAGCAGCGCCCCCTTGCAGCGCTGCGCCTCCCACTGCAGCTCCTCCTCCCTGTCCTCCCTGGAGGAGGGCGGTCGGGCCGCGGCCCAGGCGCGCCGGGCGGGCAGCGAGGGTTTCCACAGCGACGAGGACTCGGACGGGGCGGAGGAGCGGACCCGggcccggcccccgcccccgccccggcgCCCCGCGCCCCCGGGGAAGAAGAGGGCGCGCAGGGACCCCCggcaggaggaggacgaggagctgAAGGAGGCGGCCGGCTCGCTCCTGCACCTGGCTGGGATCCGCTGCCTGGAGCTCTCCAAACACGG